A region of uncultured Draconibacterium sp. DNA encodes the following proteins:
- the pcaF gene encoding 3-oxoadipyl-CoA thiolase encodes MNEVFICDAIRTPVGKYGGSLSAIRADDLAAIPIKTLLERNNQIDPTAFDDVIMGCANQAGEDNRNVARMALLLAGMPESVPGVTVNRLCSSGMEAIGMAARAIKAGEAELMIAGGAENMSRSPLVMPKATQAFSRDAEIYDSTIGWRFVNNKFQEKYGTDPLICTAENLATEFKISREDQDRFAHNSQLKTAEAQKNGALAHEIIPVSVPQKKGDPVIFEKDEHPRLTSLEKLASLNPVYGPGTTVTAGNASGINDGAAAVIVASEAAVKKFNLTPKARILGTQAAGVPPRTMGIGPVPATNKLLKRLGMSLDQMDIIELNEAFAAQSLACIREFGMADDDPRLNPLGGAIALGHPLGMSGARLVTTAIYQLQKSNSTFALCTMCVGVGQGVSMVLEKF; translated from the coding sequence ATGAATGAAGTGTTTATTTGCGATGCAATACGCACGCCGGTTGGAAAATACGGAGGTTCGCTGTCCGCGATCAGAGCAGATGATCTGGCGGCAATTCCCATAAAAACTTTGCTGGAACGTAACAATCAGATCGATCCGACAGCTTTTGATGATGTAATAATGGGCTGTGCTAATCAGGCAGGAGAAGACAATCGAAACGTTGCAAGAATGGCCCTGCTTTTAGCCGGCATGCCGGAGTCGGTTCCGGGAGTAACAGTAAACCGTTTGTGTTCTTCAGGAATGGAAGCCATTGGAATGGCTGCGCGGGCTATAAAAGCCGGTGAGGCAGAGCTGATGATTGCCGGCGGCGCCGAAAATATGTCGCGGTCGCCATTGGTAATGCCAAAAGCTACGCAGGCTTTTTCCCGAGATGCAGAAATATATGACTCCACCATCGGCTGGCGTTTTGTAAACAACAAGTTTCAGGAAAAATATGGAACTGATCCATTGATCTGCACGGCCGAAAATCTGGCAACAGAATTTAAGATCAGTCGCGAAGACCAGGATCGTTTTGCACACAACAGTCAGCTGAAAACGGCCGAAGCGCAAAAGAATGGAGCACTTGCCCATGAGATAATTCCGGTTTCTGTTCCGCAAAAAAAAGGAGACCCGGTAATCTTTGAAAAGGATGAACACCCCAGGCTGACCTCGCTTGAAAAACTGGCGTCATTAAATCCGGTTTATGGCCCGGGAACAACGGTAACAGCAGGTAACGCCTCGGGAATTAACGATGGTGCGGCGGCTGTAATTGTAGCATCGGAAGCTGCAGTTAAGAAGTTTAATCTAACTCCGAAGGCCAGAATTTTGGGTACTCAGGCTGCCGGTGTGCCACCACGAACCATGGGAATTGGCCCGGTACCGGCTACCAATAAACTTTTAAAACGACTGGGAATGAGTCTGGACCAGATGGACATCATTGAATTGAACGAAGCATTCGCAGCACAATCGCTGGCCTGTATTCGTGAGTTTGGAATGGCAGACGATGATCCGCGATTGAATCCACTAGGCGGAGCAATTGCACTAGGCCATCCGTTGGGAATGTCGGGAGCGCGTTTGGTTACCACAGCAATTTATCAGTTGCAAAAATCAAACTCAACATTCGCCCTTTGCACTATGTGTGTTGGCGTTGGGCAAGGAGTTTCAATGGTATTGGAAAAGTTTTAG
- a CDS encoding aldehyde dehydrogenase family protein — protein MKIDISKELKQVGISEVNNGVCTGTEWKTTSGAVVESFSPSDGELIASVNQATAADYHEVVEKAKDAFKVWRMVPAPKRGEIVRQIGLELRKYKEPLGKLVSYEMGKIYQEGLGEVQEMIDICDFAVGQSRQLYGFTMHSEREKHRMYDQYHPLGIVGVVSAFNFPVAVWAWNAMIALVAGDVVIWKPSSKVFLCAIAVHNIVAKVLKENAIPEGVLNLVAAGSRELGDEFFSDKNIPLVSFTGSTKIGKKVGGLVGQRLGKTILELGGNNAIIITPEADLEMALRAVVFGAVGTCGQRCTSTRRIIVHDSVYEDFKNRLIAIYEQLPIGHALDEKTLVGPLVDRWAVDTYLTAIEKVKAQGGKLLIGGEVLTGEGYESGCFVTPGIAEVENHFEIVQDETFAPLLYMIRYSELDEAIRLHNDVPQGLSSAIFSTHMLETEKFLSHEGSDCGIANVNIGTSGAEIGGAFGGEKETGGGRESGSDAWKAYMRRQTNTINYSTELPLAQGIEFNV, from the coding sequence ATGAAAATTGATATCTCAAAAGAATTAAAACAGGTAGGAATCAGTGAAGTAAATAATGGTGTTTGCACCGGAACTGAATGGAAAACAACGTCCGGTGCAGTGGTTGAATCGTTTTCGCCATCGGACGGGGAATTGATTGCAAGCGTTAATCAGGCCACTGCTGCCGACTACCACGAAGTGGTGGAAAAAGCAAAAGACGCTTTTAAAGTGTGGCGAATGGTGCCGGCTCCAAAACGTGGCGAGATCGTGCGCCAGATCGGTCTGGAACTTCGAAAATATAAAGAGCCGCTTGGAAAGCTTGTTTCATACGAAATGGGTAAAATTTACCAGGAAGGTTTGGGCGAAGTGCAGGAAATGATCGATATCTGCGATTTTGCAGTTGGTCAGTCGCGTCAGTTGTATGGTTTTACCATGCATTCGGAACGCGAAAAACACCGCATGTACGACCAGTATCATCCACTTGGAATTGTGGGGGTGGTTTCGGCCTTTAACTTCCCGGTTGCCGTTTGGGCCTGGAATGCTATGATCGCCTTGGTGGCCGGCGATGTAGTAATCTGGAAACCTTCATCAAAAGTATTTTTGTGTGCTATTGCAGTGCACAACATCGTTGCAAAAGTTTTAAAAGAAAATGCTATTCCTGAAGGGGTTTTGAATCTGGTAGCAGCTGGTTCGCGCGAATTAGGCGACGAGTTTTTCAGTGACAAAAATATTCCGTTGGTATCGTTTACCGGTTCAACAAAAATTGGTAAAAAGGTTGGCGGTCTTGTCGGTCAGCGTTTGGGAAAAACCATTTTGGAGCTTGGCGGAAACAATGCCATAATTATCACTCCTGAAGCCGATCTTGAAATGGCGCTTCGTGCAGTTGTTTTTGGCGCGGTGGGAACTTGCGGTCAGCGTTGTACTTCCACGCGCCGCATTATCGTTCACGATTCGGTTTATGAAGATTTTAAAAACCGTTTGATCGCCATTTACGAGCAGTTACCCATTGGTCATGCCCTGGATGAAAAAACACTGGTTGGCCCGCTGGTTGATCGTTGGGCTGTTGATACTTATCTCACAGCCATCGAAAAGGTAAAAGCACAAGGCGGAAAACTGTTGATCGGTGGAGAAGTGTTAACGGGAGAAGGATATGAATCAGGTTGTTTTGTTACTCCAGGTATCGCCGAGGTAGAAAATCATTTCGAAATCGTTCAGGATGAAACTTTTGCGCCATTGCTTTATATGATACGTTATTCGGAACTGGATGAGGCAATTCGTTTACACAACGATGTGCCGCAAGGTTTGTCATCAGCAATTTTTTCAACACACATGTTGGAAACCGAAAAATTCCTGTCGCATGAAGGATCGGATTGCGGAATTGCCAATGTAAATATTGGAACTTCGGGTGCGGAAATAGGCGGCGCTTTTGGAGGCGAGAAAGAAACGGGTGGTGGTCGCGAGTCGGGTTCCGATGCCTGGAAAGCCTACATGCGACGCCAGACCAACACAATAAATTACAGTACAGAGCTTCCGTTGGCTCAGGGAATTGAGTTTAATGTTTAA
- a CDS encoding saccharopine dehydrogenase C-terminal domain-containing protein: MKNILIFGAGRSSVFLLTYLAERASKYHWHIKVVDAEESELAKSLKLAFSILNVRDEFARDQEVREADLVISMLPARFHKLVMQSCLKYSKSLFTASYESKEIQQVEEDVKSKGLLFLNECGLDPGLDHMSAMRVINQIKKEGHQLEAFESFTGGLVAPESDDNPWHYKFSWNPRNVVLAGQGGPAQFIQKGKVKYIPYNRLFRRTELIEIDDYGWFEGYANRDSLSYIDKYGLQEVPTVFRGTLRRPGFCKAWNVFVQLGATSDDHYIDNVEDMTYREFINSFLYYHPATVDLKLYHSMQIPMDSEIIPKLEWLGIFDNRKIGLKRATPAQVMEKLLSEKWQLMPEDKDMIVMWHKFEYLDRDTKEKVEKNSSLVVIGESGEKTAMAKTVGLPLAVAAKLFLTDKLNHRGIYIPTHPDIYEPILDELESFGIKFTEKEKRLVGQDDTL, translated from the coding sequence ATGAAAAACATATTAATTTTTGGAGCGGGTAGGTCGAGCGTATTTTTGCTCACCTACCTGGCAGAACGTGCATCAAAATATCATTGGCACATAAAAGTTGTTGATGCCGAAGAAAGCGAATTGGCAAAATCGTTAAAACTGGCTTTTTCCATTTTAAATGTGCGGGATGAATTTGCCCGTGATCAGGAGGTTCGCGAAGCAGACCTGGTAATTTCGATGTTGCCGGCACGCTTTCATAAACTGGTGATGCAATCTTGCCTGAAATATTCGAAAAGCCTGTTTACCGCTTCGTACGAAAGTAAAGAGATACAACAGGTTGAAGAGGACGTGAAAAGTAAAGGCTTGTTGTTTTTAAACGAGTGCGGATTGGATCCTGGTTTGGATCACATGTCAGCCATGCGCGTGATCAACCAGATTAAAAAGGAAGGCCATCAGTTGGAAGCTTTTGAGTCGTTTACGGGTGGTTTGGTAGCACCCGAATCGGATGATAACCCGTGGCACTACAAGTTTAGCTGGAATCCGCGAAATGTGGTGTTGGCAGGGCAGGGCGGACCTGCACAATTTATTCAGAAAGGAAAAGTGAAATACATTCCATATAACCGATTATTTCGCAGAACTGAGTTGATTGAAATTGATGATTATGGCTGGTTTGAAGGTTATGCCAACCGCGATTCGTTGAGTTATATCGATAAATATGGATTGCAGGAAGTACCCACTGTTTTCCGGGGTACTTTACGTCGTCCGGGCTTTTGTAAGGCGTGGAATGTGTTTGTGCAATTGGGAGCTACCAGCGACGATCACTACATCGACAATGTGGAAGACATGACTTACCGCGAGTTTATCAACTCCTTTTTGTATTACCATCCTGCAACTGTCGATCTGAAACTGTATCATTCGATGCAAATTCCTATGGATTCGGAGATCATCCCGAAGCTTGAGTGGTTGGGAATCTTTGATAACCGAAAAATTGGCTTAAAACGTGCAACGCCTGCCCAGGTAATGGAAAAGCTGCTTTCGGAAAAATGGCAGTTAATGCCCGAAGATAAAGACATGATCGTGATGTGGCACAAGTTTGAATACCTCGATCGCGACACTAAAGAAAAAGTGGAGAAGAACAGCTCGTTGGTGGTAATTGGCGAGTCGGGAGAGAAAACAGCCATGGCAAAAACCGTTGGTTTACCGCTCGCAGTTGCAGCCAAATTATTTCTAACCGATAAACTCAACCATCGTGGAATCTATATACCAACGCATCCCGATATTTATGAACCGATTTTGGATGAACTGGAAAGTTTTGGTATCAAATTCACCGAAAAAGAGAAAAGGTTGGTAGGACAGGACGATACTTTGTAA
- a CDS encoding endonuclease/exonuclease/phosphatase family protein, translating to MTKLVLSILTLVLTLNVLTAQNSFDEEITVRVLTFNILHGATTKGDFDLDKIASVIQNTNPDLVALQEVDFKTNRAKKYDLVTELGWRTKMAPLFGIAMPYDGGGYGEGILTKMPILSSRNVALPHSPKNEPRAALQVLVQLESGDTISFIGTHLEHQENSSDRIDQVKTINQTFTSCKYPAILAGDLNATPNSEPISILKKYWTASDKKGALTYPSNDPEIKIDYIFFRPAARWQVVETKVICDEIASDHCAVLSVLRLIK from the coding sequence ATGACTAAACTGGTACTTTCTATACTTACTCTTGTTTTAACACTCAACGTACTTACTGCACAAAATTCTTTTGATGAAGAAATAACGGTTCGCGTTTTAACCTTCAATATTTTGCACGGTGCAACTACCAAAGGCGATTTTGATTTGGATAAGATCGCATCGGTAATTCAGAACACAAATCCCGACCTGGTTGCCTTACAGGAAGTTGACTTTAAAACCAACCGCGCAAAAAAATACGACCTGGTTACCGAGCTGGGCTGGCGAACTAAAATGGCTCCGTTATTTGGTATTGCCATGCCTTATGATGGCGGCGGATACGGAGAAGGAATTTTGACAAAAATGCCCATTTTATCAAGCCGCAATGTAGCACTTCCCCATTCCCCAAAAAATGAACCGCGGGCAGCACTTCAGGTATTGGTGCAACTGGAATCGGGAGATACAATCAGTTTTATAGGGACTCATTTGGAGCACCAGGAAAACAGCAGCGACCGAATCGACCAGGTAAAAACGATCAATCAAACTTTTACCTCATGCAAATACCCCGCAATTTTAGCCGGCGATTTAAATGCAACACCGAATAGTGAGCCAATCTCAATTCTAAAAAAATACTGGACTGCGAGCGACAAAAAAGGCGCCTTAACTTATCCATCCAATGATCCTGAAATAAAGATCGATTACATATTTTTCAGGCCCGCCGCCAGATGGCAAGTAGTGGAAACAAAAGTTATTTGCGATGAAATTGCTTCCGACCACTGTGCCGTTTTATCCGTACTCAGATTGATAAAATAA
- a CDS encoding PQQ-binding-like beta-propeller repeat protein, whose protein sequence is MMTKKINFTAFVFLLFVFVSCQNVQQNWTHFRGSNMDGHANVETAPLHWSDTENVVWKVPVKGLGWSSPVVYDDRVWVTSAEKDGHEFYLFCFDLETGKLLNEQTIFTAEDPQRIHGTNSYATPTPCVDEGHVYVHYGSFGTACVDTKNFEVIWKRDDMPCDHMQGPASSPILYKDKLIVHLEGTVDPYVIALDKKTGETIWKSVRPKEIYDTLEPVYRKSYQTPIVITVNNRDLLISNSAYMCFAHDVTTGEVVWSFKYGYDSTVSQPLFYNGLVFVNSGWIFLDGVPYFTRQYAIDPTGEGDVTETHQVWMYEDEVPQIPTPVIVDGKMYMVHDRGMVTCLDAMTGEVIWKEKLRGNFNSSPIYAGGNIYFINVKGFCTIIKPGDSFQKVAENDIGETVKAVPVFVGNKMLLRSQNHLFVFK, encoded by the coding sequence ATGATGACCAAAAAAATCAACTTTACCGCATTTGTTTTTCTTCTTTTTGTTTTTGTATCGTGCCAGAATGTGCAACAAAACTGGACCCATTTTCGTGGTTCGAATATGGATGGACACGCCAATGTGGAAACTGCTCCGTTGCATTGGAGCGACACTGAGAATGTAGTTTGGAAAGTGCCCGTAAAAGGATTGGGATGGTCGTCGCCGGTGGTTTATGATGACCGGGTTTGGGTGACTTCGGCCGAAAAAGACGGCCACGAATTTTACCTGTTTTGTTTTGATTTGGAAACCGGTAAATTGCTAAATGAGCAAACAATATTTACCGCAGAAGATCCGCAGCGGATTCATGGAACCAACTCGTACGCCACGCCAACTCCGTGTGTTGATGAAGGACATGTTTATGTGCATTACGGAAGTTTTGGAACAGCCTGTGTCGATACCAAAAATTTTGAAGTGATCTGGAAACGCGACGATATGCCATGCGATCACATGCAGGGACCTGCTTCATCGCCAATTCTTTATAAGGATAAATTGATTGTACATTTGGAAGGTACCGTAGATCCATACGTAATTGCGCTTGATAAGAAAACAGGTGAAACGATATGGAAAAGTGTGCGCCCAAAAGAAATTTATGATACCCTGGAACCGGTTTACCGGAAATCGTACCAAACGCCAATTGTAATTACTGTGAACAACCGGGATTTGCTAATCAGTAATTCGGCTTACATGTGTTTTGCGCACGATGTTACTACCGGCGAGGTAGTTTGGTCGTTTAAATATGGTTACGATTCAACTGTAAGTCAGCCTTTGTTTTACAACGGCCTGGTGTTTGTAAATTCCGGCTGGATTTTTCTAGACGGCGTACCGTATTTTACCCGACAGTATGCCATCGATCCAACAGGAGAAGGCGATGTAACCGAAACACACCAGGTGTGGATGTACGAAGATGAAGTGCCGCAAATTCCAACTCCGGTAATTGTTGACGGGAAAATGTATATGGTTCACGACCGCGGAATGGTAACTTGTCTGGATGCAATGACCGGCGAAGTGATCTGGAAAGAAAAACTCAGAGGCAATTTTAATTCCTCGCCCATTTATGCCGGCGGAAATATCTACTTCATCAATGTAAAAGGATTTTGTACGATCATTAAACCGGGCGACTCATTTCAGAAAGTTGCTGAAAACGATATTGGTGAAACCGTTAAAGCAGTTCCGGTATTTGTTGGCAATAAAATGCTTTTACGATCACAAAATCACCTTTTTGTATTTAAATAA